The following proteins are co-located in the Neisseria sp. Marseille-Q6792 genome:
- a CDS encoding glutathione S-transferase N-terminal domain-containing protein, with translation MMTLYSGITCPFSHRCRFVLYEKGMDFEIKDVDIYNKPEDLAVMNPYNQVPVLVERDLVLHESNIINEYIDERFPHPQLMPGDPVMRGRGRLVLYRMEKELFNHAQVLENPAATNKEQAKAREAIGNGLTMLAPSFSKSKYILGEDFSMIDVALAPLLWRLDHYDVKLGKSAAPLLKYAERIFQREAFIEALTPAEKAMRK, from the coding sequence ATGATGACCCTCTATTCCGGCATTACCTGCCCCTTCAGCCACCGCTGCCGCTTCGTTTTGTACGAAAAAGGTATGGATTTTGAAATCAAAGACGTCGATATTTACAACAAGCCCGAAGACCTCGCCGTCATGAACCCATACAACCAAGTCCCCGTGCTGGTCGAGCGCGATTTGGTGCTGCACGAGTCCAATATCATCAACGAATACATTGACGAACGCTTCCCCCATCCGCAGCTTATGCCCGGCGATCCCGTTATGCGCGGCCGGGGCCGGCTGGTGCTGTACCGTATGGAAAAAGAATTGTTCAACCACGCCCAAGTTTTGGAAAACCCCGCCGCTACCAACAAGGAACAGGCAAAAGCGCGCGAAGCCATCGGCAACGGTCTGACCATGCTTGCCCCTTCGTTCAGCAAAAGCAAATACATCCTCGGCGAAGATTTTTCTATGATTGATGTCGCCCTGGCCCCGCTGCTGTGGCGGCTCGACCACTACGATGTCAAACTGGGCAAAAGTGCCGCGCCGCTGCTCAAATACGCCGAGCGCATCTTCCAGCGCGAAGCCTTTATCGAAGCACTGACACCCGCCGAAAAAGCCATGCGCAAATAA